In Salarias fasciatus chromosome 2, fSalaFa1.1, whole genome shotgun sequence, one genomic interval encodes:
- the med12 gene encoding mediator of RNA polymerase II transcription subunit 12 isoform X1, with translation MMAAFGILSYEHRPLKRPRLGPPDVYPQDPKQKEDELTALNVKQGFNNQPAVSGDEHGSAKNVNFNPSKISSNFSSIIAEKLRYNTFPDTGKRKPQVNQKDNFWLVTARSQSSINNWFTDLAGTKPLTQLAKKVPIFSKKEEVFGYLAKYSVPVMRSAWMIKMTCAYHAAITETKVKKRHVIDPCIEWTQIITKYLWEQLQKVAEFYRQFPSQGCSSPLPATPADVEMAMKQWEYNEKLAMFMFQDGMLDRHEFLTWVLECFEKVRPGEDELLRLLLPLLLQYSGEFVQSAYLSRRLAYFCTRRLNLLLSDGSLGPGAGGHPAHGILTQQGNALPPTPTSQPAGGNQPQTPFTDFYICPQHRPLVFGLSCMLQSIVLCCPSALVWHYSLTDSRNKTGSPLDLLPLAPSSLPMPGGNTAFTQQVRSKLREIEEQVKERGQAVEFRWSFDKCQETTAGFTIGRVLHTLEVLDNHSFEKSDFNNSLDSLYNRIFGSGQSKDGHEMSPDDDAVVTLLCEWAVCCKRSGRHRAMVVAKLLEKRQAEIEAERCGESEVVDEKGSVSSGSLSAATLPVFQDVLLQFLDTQAPTLTEPGNESERVEFSNLVLLFCELIRHDVFSHNIYMCTLISRGDLASDSHLPRPRSPSDEPSDESERKEQEAGSSIKMEDTGLSESMEIDQNSSANFDEMFSPPMHCESKGSPSPEKPTPEQDSKAGCKDKGMDPAFPQLYEQPRHIQYATHFPIPQEESASHECNQRLVVLYGVGKLRDEARHTIKKITKDILKVLNRKSTAETGGEEGQKRKRSKPEAFPTAEDIFSKFQHLSHFDQHQVTSQVSRNVLEQITSFALGMSYHLPLVQHIQFIFDLMEYSLNISGLIDFAIQLLNELSLVEAELLLKSSSLVGSYTTSLCLCIVAVLRRYHSCLILNPEQTAQVFDGLRIVVKSGVNPADCSSAERCILAYLYDLYTSCSHLKNKFGEIFSEFCSKVKNSIYCNIDPSDSNMLWDPVFMMEAIANPSAHNFNHSMVGKILNDSPANRYSFVCNVLMDVCVDHRDPERVNDIGILCAELTAYCRSLSAEWLGILKALCCSSNNGNCGFNDLLCNVDVSDLSFHDSLATFVAILIARQCLLLEDLVRCVAIPSLLNAACSEQDSEPGARLTCRILLHLFKTPQRNPVPQDGVKSDKSSVGIRSSCDRHLLAASQNSIVVGAVFAVLKAVFMLGDAELRGSGLSHPAGLDDISEGRNVSIETASLDVYAKYVLKTICQQEWVGERCLKSLSEDSSALQDPVLVNIQAQRLLQLICYPHRQLDSDDGDNPQRQRIKRILQNMDQWTMRQSSLELQLMIKQSTNNELYALLENIAKATIEVFQKSAEMNSNNPSGNGATVQGGSASNNSSTTSKMKPILSSSERSGVWLVAPLIAKLPTSVQGHVLKAAGEELEKGQHLGSSSRKERDRQKQKSMSLLSQQPFLSLVLTCLKGQDEQREGLLTSLYSQVQQIVTNWREDQYQDDCKAKQMMHEALKLRLNLVGGMFDTVQRSTQQTTEWAVLLLDIISSGTVDMQSNNELFTTVLDMLSVLINGTLAADMSSISQGSMEENKRAYMNLVKKLRKELGDRQSESLEKVRQLLPLPKQTRDVITCEPQGSLIDTKGNKIAGFEKEGLQVSTKQKISPWDVFEGLKHSAPLSWGWFGTVRVDRKVTKFEEQQRFLLYHTHLKPKPRSYYLEPLPLPPEEEEPLTPISQEPEKIKEAVKPEKNVPAVPSDTNKKKPSKKKKNQTKSEEYRPPSGVSYVPNMPPDPMQNHPYGRLPYSQQPIGMYTQNQPLPPGGPGLEPPYRPTRNPQMAKMMTTRPSYPGMMPGMQGNMPGMMGLDKQYMGYKPPPSMPQGQMLRQQLQVRLNQSIMGQQIRQITPNPPYTSMQASQNISQGYTPYGGSHLSLQQHPSQSGGIVPSSYGNQNFQGSHPGANPAVVDPLRQMQQRPSGYIHQQAPGYAHNMQNTQRFAHQPLQQNPIMHGLSHMAGQGVHPGLRPNQMLAEQQQQQQQQQQQQQQQQQAAQQQQYLRQHALRQQQQQQQQQQAQQVPQQQQQQQQPVQPQQVPPQQQVPQQQQQQQQVSAVPPPGQAQNQGLGMQPLPPQQPLFPRQGMQQTQQQQQTAALVRQLQQQLSNTQPGQGTNSYY, from the exons GTGCCCATCTTCAGCAAAAAGGAGGAGGTGTTTGGATATCTGGCCAAGTACTCGGTTCCTGTCATGCGATCAGCATGGATGATCAAGATGACCTGTGCTTATCACGCAGCCATCACAGAAACTAAAGTGAAGAAGAGGCATGTTATTGATCCCTGCATAG AATGGACGCAGATCATCACGAAGTACCTCTGGGAGCAGCTTCAGAAGGTGGCTGAGTTTTACAGGCAGTTTCCCAGCCAAGGCTGCAGCTCGCCTCTCCCGGCCACACCAGCTGACGTGGAGATGGCGATGAAGCAGTGGGAGTACAACGAGAAGCTGGCcatgttcatgtttcag GATGGAATGTTAGACAGACATGAGTTCCTGACGTGGGTGCTGGAGTGTTTTGAGAAGGTCCGGCCCGGCGAAGACGAACTTCTCAGACTCCTCCTGCCCCTTTTGCTACAG TACTCAGGGGAATTTGTACAGTCGGCTTACTTGTCACGACGGCTGGCTTATTTCTGCACACGCCGCCTCAACCTGTTGCTAAGTGACGGGAGCCTGGGCCCCGGCGCAGGGGGGCATCCAGCCCATGGCATATTGACACAGCAAGGCAACGCGCTGCCCCCGACCCCCACCTCTCAGCCGGCGGGAGGAAACCAGCCGCAGACACCTTTCACAGATTTTTACATCTGCCCGCAGCACCGGCCCCTGGTGTTCGGCCTCAGCTGCATGCTACAG AGCATCGTATTGTGCTGCCCCAGTGCTCTGGTGTGGCATTACTCCCTGACAGACAGCAGAAACAAGACGGGCTCGCCTCTGGACCTGCTGCCCCTCGCCCCCTCCAGCCTGCCGATGCCAGGAGGCAACACCGCCTTCACACAGCAG GTCCGTTCAAAGTTGCGAGAAATCGAGGAGCAAGTCAAGGAGCGAGGCCAGGCGGTTGAGTTCAGGTGGTCGTTTGATAAATGCCAGGAAACCACAGCAG GCTTCACCATCGGGAGGGTCCTTCACACGTTGGAGGTCTTGGACAACCACAGCTTTGAGAAGTCCGATTTTAACAACTCACTGGATTCGCTCTACAACAGGATATTCGGCTCAGGCCAAAGTAAAGATGGTCATGAG ATGTCACCTGACGACGACGCCGTGGTGACCTTGCTTTGTGAATGGGCCGTGTGCTGCAAACGCTCCGGCAGGCACCGGGCCATGGTGGTGGccaagctgctggagaagagaCAGGCTGAAATAGAGGCAGAG AGGTGTGGTGAGTCGGAGGTGGTGGATGAGAAGGGCTCTGTGTCATCCGGCTCCCTCTCAGCTGCCACACTGCCAGTCTTTCaggatgtgctgctgcagtttcTCGATACCCAGGCCCCCACACTCA CGGAGCCGGGAAATGAAAGCGAGCGAGTGGAGTTCTCAAACCTGGTTCTCCTCTTCTGCGAGCTCATCCGTCACGACGTCTTCTCCCACAACATCTACATGTGCACGCTGATTTCCCGGGGTGACCTGGCCTCTGACTCCCACCTGCCACGCCCACGCTCCCCCAGCGACGAGCCGTCGGATGAATCAGAGCGCAAAGAGCAGGAGGCGGGCAGCAGCATCAAGATGGAG GACACCGGACTGTCGGAGTCCATGGAAATTGATCAGAACTCCAGTGCTAATTTTGACGAG ATGTTCTCACCCCCGATGCACTGCGAGTCCAAGGGGAGCCCCTCCCCTGAGAAGCCCACCCCAGAGCAGGACAGCAAGGCCGGCTGTAAGGACAAGGGGATGGACCCGGCCTTCCCCCAGCTGTACGAGCAGCCGCGCCACATTCAGTATGCCACTCACTTCCCCATTCCTCAG GAGGAAAGCGCAAGTCACGAGTGCAACCAGCGTCTTGTTGTCCTCTACGGCGTTGGCAAGCTGAGGGACGAGGCACGCCACACCATCAAGAAGATTACCAAAGACATCTTGAAGGTGCTCAACCGCAAAAGCACAGCAGAAACAG GCGGGGAGGAaggacagaagaggaagaggagtaaGCCCGAGGCCTTTCCCACCGCAGAAGATATCTTCTCCAAATTCCAACACCTCTCACATTTTGATCAGCACCAGGTCACCTCACAG GTGTCCAGAAATGTGCTGGAACAGATCACCAGCTTTGCCTTAGGGATGTCGTACCACCTGCCTCTCGTCCAGCACATCCAGTTCATCTTCGACCTCATGGAGTATTCCCTCAACATCAGTGGCCTCATAGACTTTGCGATCCAA cttctgaATGAGCTGAGTCTGGTGGaagcggagctgctgctgaagtcgtCCAGCCTGGTGGGCAGCTACACCACCAGCCTGTGTCTCTGCATCGTGGCCGTGCTGAGGAGATACCACTCCTGCCTCATCCTCAATCCTGAGCAGACGGCTCAAGTGTTTGACGG ATTGCGCATTGTGGTGAAGTCCGGCGTGAACCCTGCAGACTGCTCCTCCGCCGAGCGCTGCATCCTGGCCTACCTGTACGACCTGTACACATCCTGCAGCCACCTCAAGAACAAGTTTGGTGAGATCTTCAG CGAGTTCTGCTCTAAAGTGAAAAACTCCATCTACTGCAACATCGACCCGTCCGACTCAAACATGCTGTGGGATCCCGTCTTCATGATGGAGGCCATCGCCAATCCCTCAGCCCACAACTTCAACCACTCCATGGTGGGCAAAATCCTCAACGACAGCCCGGCCAACCGCTACAGCTTCGTGTGCAACGTGCTCATGGACGTGTGTGTGGACCACCGAGACCCCGAGAG GGTGAACGACATTGGGATCCTGTGCGCGGAGCTGACGGCGTACTGTCGCTCCCTGAGCGCCGAGTGGCTCGGAATCCTCAaggccctctgctgctcctccaacAACGGCAACTGCGGCTTCAATGACTTGCTGTGTAACGTGGAT GTTAGCGATCTGTCCTTCCACGATTCCCTGGCAACCTTTGTAGCCATCCTCATTGCTCGGCAGTGCTTGTTACTGGAAGATCTGGTTCGCTGTGTGGCCATCCCGTCACTCCTCAATGCAG CCTGCAGCGAACAAGACTCTGAGCCGGGAGCGAGGCTCACCTGCAGGATTCTGCTACACCTTTTCAAGACGCCACAGCGCAACCCGGTCCCCCAGGACGGAGTGAAGTCAG ACAAATCCTCAGTTGGTATCCGGTCGTCTTGTGATCGCCACCTCCTCGCAGCGTCCCAGAACAGCATTGTAGTTGGAGCAGTATTTGCTGTCCTCAAAGCTGTTTTCATGCTGG GTGATGCAGAGCTGAGAGGCTCAGGACTGTCTCACCCTGCCGGCCTCGATGACATATCTGAAGGACGCAATGTCTCCATCGAGACAGCCAGCCTGGATGTGTATGCCAAGTATGTTCTGAAGACGATCTGCCAGCAG GAGTGGGTTGGCGAACGCTGCCTGAAATCTCTGTCTGAGGACAGCAGTGCCCTGCAGGACCCTGTGCTGGTGAACATTCAGGCCCAGCGGCTTCTGCAGCTTATTTGTTATCCGCACCGCCAGCTGGACAGCGACGACGGCGACAACCCTCAGAGGCAGCGCATCAAACGCATCCTTCAG AATATGGACCAATGGACAATGAGGCAGTCgtctctggagctgcagctgatgaTCAAACAGAGCACAAACAAT GAGCTCTATGCTCTCTTGGAAAACATAGCGAAAGCCACGATTGAAGTGTTTCAGAAATCAGCTGAGATGAACTCCAATAACCCCTCAGGGAATGGAGCCACAGTCCAGGGCGGCTCCGCctccaacaacagcagcaccaCAAGCAAGATGAAACCTATCTTAAG ctcaTCGGAGCGATCAGGCGTTTGGCTCGTGGCTCCGTTAATCGCCAAGCTGCCCACTTCAGTTCAGGGCCACGTGCTGAAGGCTGccggagaggagctggagaagggaCAGCACCTCGGCTCCTCTTCACgtaaagagagagacagacagaaacagaaaag CATGTCGCTGCTGAGCCAGCAGCCGTTCCTGTCGCTGGTACTGACCTGCTTGAAGGGGCAGGATGAGCAGAGGGAGGGTCTCCTCACCTCCCTGTACAGCCAGGTGCAGCAGATCGTCACCAACTGGAGAGAAGACCAGTACCAGGATGACTGCAAGGCCAAGCAGATGATGCACGAGGCTCTGAAGCTACGACTCAATCTT GTTGGTGGCATGTTTGACACGGTGCAGCGCAGCACCCAGCAGACCACCGAGTGGGCGGTCCTGCTCCTGGACATAATCAGCAGCGGCACCGTGGACATGCAGTCCAATAA TGAGCTCTTCACCACAGTGCTGGACATGCTGAGCGTGCTGATTAACGGCACGCTGGCCGCCGACATGTCCAGCATCTCTCAGGGCAGCATGGAGGAGAACAAGAGAGCCTACATGAACCTGGTCAAGAAGCTCAGG AAAGAGCTTGGAGATCGGCAGTCAGAAAGTCTGGAGAAGGTTCGCCAGCTTCTGCCGCTGCCGAAGCAAACCCGAGACGTGATCACGTGTGAACCTCAGGGGTCACTGATCGACACGAAGGGCAACAAGATCGCCGGCTTTGAGAAAGAG GGTCTTCAAGTGTCAACCAAGCAGAAGATTTCTCCGTGGGACGTCTTTGAGGGTCTGAAGCACTCGGCGCCGCTCTCCTGGGGCTGGTTCGGAACGGTACGCGTGGACCGCAAAGTCACCAAgtttgaggagcagcagcgtttcctgctGTACCACACCCACCTGAAGCCCAAACCGCGTAGCTATTACCTGGAGCCCCTCCCGCTGCCCCCCGAGGAAGAGGAGCCCCTGACCCCCATCTCCCAGGAGCCGGAGAAGATAAAGGAGGCCGTGAAGCCCGAGAAGAATGTTCCCGCCGTGCCCTCGGACACAAACAAGAAGAAGCCcagcaagaaaaagaaaaatcagaccAAGTCAGAG GAATATCGACCACCCAGCGGTGTGAGCTACGTGCCTAACATGCCTCCAGATCCGATGCAAAACCACCCATACGGCAGGCTACCATACAGCCAGCAGCCCATCGGCATGTACACACAGAACCAGCCTCTACCTCCAG GAGGTCCAGGATTAGAACCTCCGTACAGGCCTACCCGCAACCCACAGATGGCCAAAATGATGACCACTCGACCCAGCTATCCCGGCATGATGCCCGGCATGCAGGGAAACATGCCCGGCATGATGGGACTGGACAAGCAATACATGGGTTACAAACCCCCGCCCAGCATGCCGCAGGGCCAGATGCTGCGACAGCAGTTACAGGTCAGACTG aatcaGAGCATAATGGGGCAGCAGATCAGACAGATAACGCCCAACCCACCATACACATCAATGCAGGCCTCCCAG AACATATCTCAGGGCTATACCCCATACGGCGGATCACACCTGAGCTTGCAGCAGCACCCGTCCCAAAGTGGTGGTATAGTTCCCTCCTCCTACGGGAACCAGAACTTCCAGGGCTCCCACCCTGGAGCCAACCCGGCTGTGGTGGACCCCCTCAGGCAGATGCAGCAGAGGCCCAGCGGTTACATTCACCAGCAGGCTCCAGGCTACGCACACAATATGCAGAACACGCAGAG GTTTGCCCACCAGCCCCTCCAGCAGAATCCGATCATGCACGGCCTCAGTCACATGGCCGGCCAGGGCGTCCATCCAGGCCTGAGGCCCAATCAGATGCTGGcagagcaacagcagcagcagcagcagcagcaacaacagcagcagcagcaacagcaggcagcacagcagcagcagtacctCAGACAACATGCACTCAGA cagcagcagcagcagcagcagcagcagcaggcccagCAAGTtcctcaacagcagcagcaacagcagcagccggtCCAGCCGCAGCAGGTTCcccctcagcagcaggttccacagcagcagcagcaacagcagcaggtgtCAGCGGTGCCGCCTCCAGGCCAGGCGCAGAACCAGGGGCTCGGCATGCAGCCGCTGCCCCCTCAGCAGCCTCTG TTCCCACGACAGGGGATGCAGCAgactcaacagcagcagcagactgcagctctgGTCAGACAGCTCCAACAACAACTTTCAA ataCACAACCAGGACAGGGCACCAACTCATATTACTAA